A window of Bacteroidales bacterium contains these coding sequences:
- a CDS encoding bacteriophage abortive infection AbiH family protein, translating to MSSDRLYVIGNGFDLHHGLRTQYSDFQAYLKKQNPSLLYLLDSCFSVDLWSDFESNLSKLDIAEIFADNEDLLPDDNSDRDGDKYVFIDKMEQIKNNLTVGLRDELRNWILALDYPSDIDRIKLNLDTNATFLTFNYSDTLERLYKINSDHIIHIHNKAIWIDLDKFSPKERSIIEISERFKAKFHEFWPQESKIRRSVLEDNSDIIIGHAVKNISLERPTTTQKGINTSYSYEEGFDMIKSYDNYKNTEQILNKNRYFFNNLHSINTIIIIGHSLSDVDIPYFEELSNKAIKCEKYKITHYGAENLKNIQVQSAKFLNINQNIDFVNLDDDIENIRHNLK from the coding sequence ATGAGTAGTGATAGGTTATATGTTATAGGGAATGGATTTGATTTACATCATGGATTAAGAACTCAATATTCAGATTTTCAGGCATACTTGAAAAAACAAAATCCAAGTCTATTATACTTGTTAGACAGTTGTTTTTCAGTTGATTTATGGTCTGATTTCGAAAGCAATTTATCAAAATTGGATATAGCTGAAATATTTGCAGACAATGAAGATTTATTGCCAGATGATAATAGTGATAGAGATGGCGACAAATATGTGTTTATTGACAAAATGGAACAAATTAAAAATAATTTGACTGTTGGTTTGAGAGACGAATTGAGAAATTGGATATTAGCATTAGACTATCCATCAGATATAGATAGGATAAAATTAAATTTAGATACAAATGCAACTTTTTTAACCTTTAATTATTCCGACACATTAGAACGTCTTTACAAAATAAATTCCGACCATATTATACATATACATAATAAAGCAATATGGATAGATTTAGATAAATTCAGTCCCAAAGAACGCTCTATAATAGAAATTTCAGAGAGGTTTAAAGCTAAATTTCATGAGTTCTGGCCACAAGAATCAAAAATCAGGAGGAGCGTACTTGAAGATAATAGCGATATTATTATTGGACATGCTGTTAAAAATATTTCACTTGAAAGACCCACTACAACTCAAAAGGGAATAAACACTTCTTATTCATATGAAGAAGGTTTTGATATGATAAAATCGTATGACAATTATAAAAATACTGAACAAATACTAAATAAGAATAGGTATTTCTTTAACAATCTTCATTCTATCAATACAATAATCATCATTGGGCATTCATTATCAGATGTTGATATACCTTACTTTGAAGAGTTAAGTAATAAGGCAATAAAATGTGAAAAGTATAAAATTACTCACTATGGGGCTGAAAACTTAAAAAACATCCAAGTTCAATCTGCCAAATTTTTGAACATTAACCAGAATATTGATTTTGTTAATTTAGATGATGATATTGAAAACATCAGACATAATTTGAAATAA
- a CDS encoding helix-turn-helix domain-containing protein, translated as MNIDRETFIAFMERMFDKFDMLDKKVERLATQQNCLDGERLLDNQDMMFLLKVSSRTLQRYRTKGILPFIKLNDGRCYYKESDVHRLIREKW; from the coding sequence ATGAATATTGACAGAGAAACATTTATAGCCTTTATGGAGCGTATGTTCGACAAATTCGATATGCTCGACAAAAAAGTGGAACGCTTGGCAACTCAACAAAACTGTTTAGACGGAGAAAGATTATTGGACAATCAAGATATGATGTTCCTATTGAAAGTCAGTTCTCGCACCCTGCAACGCTATCGGACAAAAGGAATTTTGCCTTTTATTAAATTGAATGATGGTCGTTGCTATTACAAGGAATCGGATGTGCATCGGTTGATTAGGGAGAAGTGGTGA